Proteins co-encoded in one Kocuria flava genomic window:
- the purU gene encoding formyltetrahydrofolate deformylase, whose translation MPENDPGTVEHVLTVHCPEAHGLVSAITTNLTQQGCDIFDVKHFSDRFTDEFFIRCHTVSEAGTADTASLTAGFAPVAERHGMRFRLEPVQRRTRVLIMVSRFSHCLTDLLHRTRIGELPIEIVAVVSNHLDHRSLVEWHEVPFHHVPVTAATKPAAEARLLELVDRYDAELVVLARYMQILSDELTRELSGRCINIHHSFLPSFKGARPYHQAYARGVKMVGATAHYVTADLDEGPIIAQRVIPVDHAHTPEDLVAVGRDAEMQALSSAVKWHAEGRVVLSGNRTIVLV comes from the coding sequence ATGCCCGAGAACGACCCAGGGACCGTCGAGCACGTCCTGACCGTCCACTGCCCCGAGGCCCACGGTCTGGTCAGCGCGATCACGACGAACCTGACCCAGCAGGGCTGCGACATCTTCGACGTCAAGCACTTCTCCGACCGGTTCACGGACGAGTTCTTCATCCGCTGCCACACCGTCAGCGAGGCGGGCACCGCCGACACCGCCTCCCTCACCGCGGGCTTCGCCCCGGTCGCCGAGCGGCACGGGATGCGCTTCCGGCTCGAGCCGGTCCAGCGGCGCACCCGGGTGCTGATCATGGTCTCCCGCTTCTCCCACTGCCTCACCGACCTGCTGCACCGCACCCGCATCGGCGAGCTGCCGATCGAGATCGTCGCGGTGGTCTCCAACCACCTGGACCACCGGTCCCTCGTCGAGTGGCACGAGGTGCCCTTCCACCACGTGCCCGTGACGGCCGCGACCAAGCCGGCGGCCGAGGCGCGGCTGCTCGAGCTCGTCGACCGCTACGACGCCGAGCTCGTGGTGCTGGCCCGGTACATGCAGATCCTCTCGGACGAGCTCACCCGCGAGCTCTCCGGCCGGTGCATCAACATCCACCACTCGTTCCTGCCCAGCTTCAAGGGCGCCCGGCCCTACCACCAGGCCTACGCCCGGGGGGTGAAGATGGTCGGGGCCACGGCCCACTACGTCACCGCCGACCTCGACGAGGGCCCGATCATCGCCCAGCGCGTGATCCCGGTCGACCACGCCCACACCCCGGAGGACCTCGTGGCCGTGGGCCGCGACGCCGAGATGCAGGCGCTCTCCAGCGCCGTGAAGTGGCACGCCGAGGGCCGCGTGGTGCTCTCCGGCAACCGCACGATCGTCCTGGTCTGA
- a CDS encoding VIT1/CCC1 transporter family protein — MSTAHSPGAARPEPHPSQVRRWRRYLAEERTEAEIYRRLAERSSGREQDILRQVAEGEQRHAEHWVRLLGPQADRPARPSLYSRLLLLLAGHLGTVFVLAMLQRAEGRSPYHDEEDASDAMAADEAVHEEIVRALATEGRHKLSGNFRAAVFGANDGLVSNLALVMGVGATGTSAAMVLFTGLAGLLAGALSMGAGEFVSVRSQRELLDASQPTQVTLHAAPNLDLDANELVQIYRARGMSEEAAEHRAAERLGFHDCDCDPSLSFRDPAAEQEPGPEHVALGTDLGAAASSFAFFASGALVPILPYLVGLSGAAAVVVSLVLVGVALLVTGGLVGLLSGASPWKRGLRQLGIGFGAALATYALGLLFNTGVA, encoded by the coding sequence ATGAGCACCGCCCACTCCCCCGGCGCCGCCCGCCCGGAGCCGCACCCGTCCCAGGTGCGCCGCTGGCGGCGCTACCTCGCCGAGGAGCGCACGGAGGCGGAGATCTACCGCCGCCTCGCCGAGCGCAGCTCCGGGCGCGAGCAGGACATCCTGCGCCAGGTCGCCGAGGGCGAGCAGCGCCACGCCGAGCACTGGGTCCGCCTGCTGGGCCCCCAGGCCGACCGGCCCGCCCGGCCCTCCCTGTACTCCCGGCTGCTGCTGCTCCTGGCCGGGCACCTCGGGACGGTCTTCGTGCTGGCCATGCTCCAGCGCGCCGAGGGCCGCTCCCCGTACCACGACGAGGAGGACGCCTCCGACGCCATGGCCGCCGACGAGGCCGTCCACGAGGAGATCGTGCGCGCCCTGGCGACCGAGGGCCGGCACAAGCTCTCCGGCAACTTCCGCGCCGCCGTCTTCGGCGCCAACGACGGGCTGGTCTCCAACCTGGCCCTCGTGATGGGCGTGGGCGCGACCGGCACCTCGGCGGCCATGGTCCTGTTCACCGGCCTGGCCGGGCTGCTGGCGGGAGCCCTGTCGATGGGCGCCGGCGAGTTCGTCTCGGTGCGCTCGCAGCGCGAGCTGCTCGACGCCTCCCAGCCGACCCAGGTCACCCTGCACGCCGCCCCGAACCTCGACCTGGACGCCAACGAGCTCGTGCAGATCTACCGGGCCCGCGGGATGAGCGAGGAGGCCGCCGAGCACCGCGCCGCCGAGCGGCTGGGCTTCCACGACTGCGACTGCGACCCCTCGCTGTCCTTCCGCGACCCCGCTGCCGAGCAGGAGCCCGGCCCGGAGCACGTGGCCCTGGGCACCGACCTGGGCGCGGCGGCCTCGAGCTTCGCATTCTTCGCCTCGGGCGCCCTCGTGCCGATCCTGCCCTACCTCGTCGGACTGAGCGGGGCGGCGGCCGTGGTCGTCTCCCTCGTCCTCGTGGGCGTGGCGCTGCTCGTGACCGGCGGCCTGGTGGGCCTGCTCTCCGGCGCCTCCCCGTGGAAGCGGGGTCTGCGCCAGCTCGGCATCGGCTTCGGCGCCGCCCTGGCGACCTACGCCCTGGGGCTGCTGTTCAACACGGGCGTCGCCTGA
- a CDS encoding cold-shock protein, translating to MTTGIVKWFNADKGFGFITPEDGSKDVFAHFSAINSGGFRSLNENDRVEFETQDGPKGPQAANITVIS from the coding sequence ATGACTACCGGCATCGTCAAGTGGTTCAACGCCGACAAGGGCTTCGGCTTCATCACCCCCGAGGACGGCTCCAAGGACGTCTTCGCCCACTTCTCCGCGATCAACTCCGGCGGCTTCCGCTCGCTGAACGAGAACGACCGCGTCGAGTTCGAGACCCAGGACGGCCCGAAGGGCCCCCAGGCCGCGAACATCACCGTCATCTCCTGA
- a CDS encoding TY-Chap domain-containing protein, with protein sequence MPYAVDGVAAFVQRHGPLLRAMARRGLTRGQARLRFLLLFPEESPALFDAALAQLGERFRPGAAAPEVGDEAVRAGIWLALAQHLGLAPDPQHAAVHLPHDTVRDVTSLLSESDPDGDVTRRALGLIGAAQRHAAEQAPPALSAREYEHARLGLCTDAQFLCSLAHYWPAPERAVAQRLGGGSWSAALQAMGFATGPDAEQERIFTEEEYAAAVTAFLADCRRRGRRPTTTLYGRWAVEQAGARMPRPYFDGVRRFFGSWEEAMRFAAGHQPAGPDGAEGYADTRTWSDLATPEAQEMLGRAGIGVVTHGADPQPAGEEVWEDLQRLITTVLARLPWNDFLVVEYEPVHPGAESPAAWAESGPQGVRCAVLSGGQFVHAEWPVDATFFHEDEWEEPAGWDQPWTTGPTGFREAAQKLVDGLRFGWGCADPYRFHWGVGSFPAEPAGEGLADVVAARTRVPSTPEA encoded by the coding sequence ATGCCGTACGCCGTGGACGGTGTCGCCGCCTTCGTGCAGCGCCACGGCCCGCTCCTGCGGGCCATGGCCCGGCGCGGACTGACCCGCGGCCAGGCGCGGCTGCGCTTCCTCCTGCTGTTCCCGGAGGAGTCCCCGGCCCTGTTCGACGCCGCGCTGGCCCAGCTGGGCGAGCGCTTCCGCCCCGGGGCCGCCGCCCCCGAGGTGGGCGACGAGGCCGTGCGCGCCGGGATCTGGCTGGCCCTGGCCCAGCACCTGGGCCTGGCCCCCGACCCCCAGCACGCGGCCGTGCACCTGCCCCACGACACGGTCCGCGACGTCACCTCCCTGCTCTCGGAGAGCGACCCGGACGGCGACGTGACCCGCCGGGCCCTCGGGCTCATCGGCGCCGCCCAGCGGCACGCGGCCGAGCAGGCACCCCCGGCCCTCTCGGCCCGGGAGTACGAGCACGCCCGGCTGGGGCTGTGCACCGACGCCCAGTTCCTGTGCAGCCTGGCCCACTACTGGCCGGCGCCCGAGCGCGCGGTCGCCCAGCGCCTGGGCGGGGGCAGCTGGAGCGCCGCCCTGCAGGCCATGGGCTTCGCCACGGGCCCCGACGCCGAGCAGGAGCGGATCTTCACGGAGGAGGAGTACGCCGCCGCCGTCACCGCCTTCCTCGCCGACTGCCGCCGCCGGGGCCGGCGCCCCACCACGACGCTCTACGGCCGCTGGGCCGTGGAGCAGGCCGGGGCCCGCATGCCGCGGCCGTACTTCGACGGGGTCCGGCGGTTCTTCGGCTCCTGGGAGGAGGCCATGCGCTTCGCCGCCGGCCACCAGCCCGCGGGCCCGGACGGGGCCGAGGGCTACGCGGACACCCGCACCTGGTCGGACCTGGCCACCCCGGAGGCCCAGGAGATGCTGGGCCGGGCCGGCATCGGCGTGGTCACCCACGGGGCGGACCCGCAGCCGGCCGGTGAGGAGGTGTGGGAGGACCTGCAGCGGCTGATCACCACGGTCCTGGCCCGCCTGCCCTGGAACGACTTCCTCGTCGTCGAGTACGAGCCCGTGCATCCGGGGGCCGAGTCCCCGGCCGCCTGGGCCGAGTCCGGGCCGCAGGGCGTGCGGTGCGCGGTGCTCTCGGGCGGGCAGTTCGTCCACGCCGAGTGGCCGGTGGACGCCACCTTCTTCCACGAGGACGAGTGGGAGGAGCCCGCCGGGTGGGACCAGCCGTGGACCACCGGTCCCACGGGGTTCCGGGAGGCGGCCCAGAAGCTCGTCGACGGCCTGCGCTTCGGCTGGGGCTGCGCCGATCCCTACCGCTTCCACTGGGGCGTGGGGTCCTTCCCCGCCGAGCCCGCCGGCGAGGGCCTCGCCGACGTCGTGGCCGCCCGCACGCGGGTGCCCTCGACCCCCGAGGCCTGA
- a CDS encoding PIN domain-containing protein, giving the protein MDLLLDRSVLLGVRTPQRSPGLAGALRRNGHRRMYLPAPALGELLAGRPEEALWAQQLELRFAERVLPVDAAVARAWGQLGAGGCADPVAALTAATALVHGLTVLTAEPDRYAGTGAPVLAADPRR; this is encoded by the coding sequence GTGGACCTGCTGCTGGACCGCTCCGTGCTGCTGGGCGTGCGCACCCCGCAGCGCAGCCCCGGCCTCGCCGGGGCCCTGCGCCGCAACGGCCACCGGCGGATGTACCTGCCCGCCCCCGCGCTCGGGGAGCTGCTCGCCGGGCGGCCGGAGGAGGCGCTGTGGGCCCAGCAGCTCGAGCTGCGCTTCGCGGAGCGGGTGCTGCCCGTCGACGCCGCGGTCGCCCGGGCGTGGGGGCAGCTGGGCGCCGGCGGGTGCGCGGACCCGGTCGCCGCCCTGACGGCGGCGACGGCGCTCGTGCACGGGCTGACCGTGCTCACCGCCGAGCCCGACCGCTACGCCGGCACGGGCGCGCCCGTGCTCGCCGCCGACCCGCGGCGCTGA
- a CDS encoding glycosyltransferase family 4 protein, giving the protein MRVALVAEQFLPHMNGVTHSVLRVLEHLRARGHDAEVIAPSYGPAGSAPADLDGVPVHRLPALPLTGYPDVRVAGGTVARVRRLLERIGPDVVHAASPFVLGRRAVVAADQLGLPCVAVYQTDVPGYAAKYGAPFLEQLLWSRVRSMHELATLTLAPSTASVRQLAEHGVPDVRLWRRGVDAVRFAPAHRDERWRREVGGGRRLVGYVGRIAPEKQVEDLAAVADLPGTRLVVVGSGPEEEALRRRLPGAHFTGFLGGAQLARVMASLDVFVHPGEFETFCQTVQEAMASGVPVVATGRGGPVDLVDSSRTGWLYPPGDLGALRDRVADLTGDEAKRAAFGAAARAAVRGRTWEALGDELLGHYRDAAALRATGPRPAPPRTA; this is encoded by the coding sequence GTGAGAGTCGCCCTCGTCGCCGAGCAGTTCCTCCCCCACATGAACGGGGTCACCCACTCCGTGCTGCGCGTGCTGGAGCACCTGCGCGCCCGCGGTCACGACGCGGAGGTGATCGCCCCCTCCTACGGACCGGCCGGCTCCGCGCCGGCGGACCTCGACGGCGTGCCGGTGCACCGGCTGCCGGCCCTGCCCCTGACCGGCTACCCCGACGTGCGGGTGGCCGGGGGCACGGTCGCGCGGGTGCGGCGGCTGCTGGAGCGGATCGGGCCCGACGTGGTGCACGCGGCCTCCCCGTTCGTGCTGGGCCGGCGGGCGGTCGTCGCGGCCGACCAGCTGGGCCTGCCCTGCGTGGCCGTCTACCAGACCGACGTGCCCGGCTACGCCGCCAAGTACGGTGCCCCGTTCCTCGAGCAGCTGCTGTGGTCGCGGGTCCGGTCGATGCACGAGCTCGCGACCCTGACGCTGGCGCCGTCCACGGCCTCCGTGCGGCAGCTGGCCGAGCACGGGGTCCCGGACGTGCGCCTGTGGCGCCGGGGCGTGGACGCGGTCCGCTTCGCCCCCGCCCACCGGGACGAGCGGTGGCGCCGGGAGGTCGGCGGCGGCCGGCGACTGGTGGGCTACGTGGGGCGGATCGCCCCGGAGAAGCAGGTCGAGGACCTCGCGGCGGTCGCCGACCTGCCGGGCACCCGCCTCGTCGTCGTCGGCTCCGGCCCGGAGGAGGAGGCCCTGCGCCGCCGCCTGCCGGGGGCGCACTTCACCGGCTTCCTGGGCGGCGCCCAGCTGGCCCGGGTGATGGCCTCCCTCGACGTGTTCGTCCACCCGGGCGAGTTCGAGACGTTCTGCCAGACCGTCCAGGAGGCCATGGCCTCCGGGGTGCCGGTGGTCGCCACCGGCCGCGGCGGGCCCGTGGACCTCGTGGACTCCTCCCGCACGGGCTGGCTCTACCCGCCCGGGGACCTGGGCGCGCTGCGCGACCGGGTGGCCGACCTCACCGGGGACGAGGCCAAGCGGGCGGCCTTCGGTGCGGCGGCCCGCGCGGCCGTGCGCGGGCGCACGTGGGAGGCCCTCGGCGACGAGCTGCTGGGCCACTACCGCGACGCCGCGGCGCTGCGCGCGACCGGGCCCCGCCCCGCCCCGCCCCGCACCGCCTGA
- a CDS encoding DEAD/DEAH box helicase, which yields MHSPPDPLVDSRRLVAAAGPAVFRRGQDYFRSGRVRSVEWAPAADGSGTLEAEVEGSGRTYATTVRVGAGGAPGSAWCTCPAGGFCKHAVAVVLRHNFEAAVRAHRAGGTAAPSSPEEPGAQEAPDWKDELSRILGGGPAPGAGAAEDEGAVGLEFDLRREAVRHAPRRGPQGPAPWQLAVRPVRRGRRGQWIKGGLDWERVAAEPGLLAPAQADWFDELRALSAARTPYPVHDRHWIRLDSYASPLLWGILARAQDAGIALVGREHGLPVVLEAPGRFCVDVERGPGADLELRPTVHSGQRAIPLDTARIIGDPGHGLFHPDGDPQEVAAAEDLNVFPLHLVPLATRLTREQRRFLDTAGGLRIPEDEVGEFFDRYFPRLHRSMDVAAGDGSIELPQVADPELVLTLEHDDLTVRTLWEWEYQRGRERIRLPFRPVDPLGDEPVDRETSWETAVTAAVRHRAPGVDFRRSGWAGGDALVLMREWLPALEKVQDLRIEHTGGPPAYREAAEPPTITVSTAATERRDWFDLGVTVRVGQFYIPFADVFRALDQGQDVMLTPDGSWFALDRPEFDRLRELIREARSLQESSEGPLRIHRQQAGLWEELEELADDTEQAESWRRGVRDLLEHGADGPPPVPAGLHAELRPYQREGFAWLSVLWDHGLGGILADDMGLGKTVQAIALICRAVERDPGLPPFLVVAPTSVVPNWVAEIRRFAPGLRAVGVADTQARAGTPLADTVAGAHVVVTSYTLLRLDETAHRELPWAGVLLDEAQFVKNPRTKAHRAVRELGAPFTLAITGTPLENSLTELWALLSLTAPGLFPSRRRFTEAYQRPIERGEDPAALERLHRRVRPLMLRRTKESVDLELPPKLEQTIEVELSPAHRRLYDTRLQRERQKVLGLLRDLDRNRFTIFRSLTTLRLLALDAGLVDPDAEVSSSKLDLLFEHLPEIVAEGHRPLVFSQFTSFLKKAAARLDELRIPYAYLDGSTTDRARVLERFTSGEAHVFLVSLKAGGFGLNLTQADYCFLLDPWWNPATEAQAVDRTHRIGQQKKVMVYRLVARDTIEEKVMALKERKAKLFDAVLDDDRMFSGVLSAEDIRGLLEP from the coding sequence ATGCACTCCCCTCCCGATCCCCTCGTGGACTCCCGGCGTCTCGTCGCGGCCGCCGGGCCCGCGGTCTTCCGCCGCGGGCAGGACTACTTCCGCTCCGGCCGGGTCCGGTCGGTGGAGTGGGCACCGGCCGCGGACGGGTCCGGCACGCTCGAGGCCGAGGTCGAGGGCTCGGGCCGGACCTACGCCACGACCGTGCGCGTCGGCGCCGGGGGCGCCCCCGGGTCCGCCTGGTGCACCTGCCCCGCGGGCGGGTTCTGCAAGCACGCCGTGGCCGTGGTGCTGCGGCACAACTTCGAGGCGGCGGTCCGGGCCCACCGCGCGGGCGGAACGGCCGCGCCGTCGTCGCCGGAGGAGCCCGGGGCGCAGGAGGCCCCCGACTGGAAGGACGAGCTGTCCCGGATCCTCGGGGGCGGTCCCGCCCCGGGGGCCGGCGCGGCGGAGGACGAGGGCGCGGTGGGCCTGGAGTTCGACCTGCGCCGCGAGGCGGTGCGGCACGCGCCCCGGCGGGGGCCGCAGGGGCCGGCGCCCTGGCAGCTGGCCGTGCGCCCGGTGCGCCGCGGCCGGCGCGGGCAGTGGATCAAGGGCGGCCTGGACTGGGAGCGGGTGGCCGCCGAGCCGGGGCTGCTCGCCCCCGCCCAGGCGGACTGGTTCGACGAGCTGCGCGCGCTCAGCGCGGCCCGGACCCCCTACCCCGTCCACGACCGGCACTGGATCCGCCTGGACTCCTACGCCTCCCCGCTGCTGTGGGGGATCCTGGCCCGGGCCCAGGACGCGGGCATCGCCCTGGTCGGCCGGGAGCACGGGCTGCCCGTGGTCCTCGAGGCCCCCGGCCGGTTCTGCGTGGACGTCGAGCGCGGCCCGGGCGCGGACCTCGAGCTGCGCCCGACCGTGCACAGCGGGCAGCGGGCGATCCCGCTGGACACCGCCCGCATCATCGGCGACCCCGGGCACGGGCTGTTCCACCCGGACGGGGACCCGCAGGAGGTCGCGGCCGCCGAGGACCTCAACGTCTTCCCGCTGCACCTCGTGCCGCTGGCCACCCGCCTGACCCGCGAGCAGCGGCGCTTCCTCGACACCGCCGGCGGGCTGCGGATCCCCGAGGACGAGGTCGGGGAGTTCTTCGACCGCTACTTCCCGCGGCTGCACCGCAGCATGGACGTGGCCGCCGGGGACGGGTCGATCGAGCTGCCCCAGGTGGCCGACCCCGAGCTGGTGCTCACCCTCGAGCACGACGACCTGACGGTGCGCACGCTGTGGGAGTGGGAGTACCAGCGCGGCCGCGAGCGCATCCGCCTGCCGTTCCGGCCCGTGGACCCGCTGGGCGACGAGCCCGTGGACCGGGAGACCTCCTGGGAGACGGCCGTGACCGCGGCCGTGCGCCACCGCGCCCCGGGGGTGGACTTCCGCCGCTCGGGCTGGGCGGGCGGGGACGCGCTCGTGCTGATGCGCGAGTGGCTGCCGGCCCTCGAGAAGGTCCAGGACCTGCGCATCGAGCACACCGGGGGCCCGCCCGCCTACCGGGAGGCCGCCGAGCCGCCGACCATCACCGTCAGCACCGCGGCCACCGAGCGCCGGGACTGGTTCGACCTCGGCGTCACCGTGCGGGTCGGGCAGTTCTACATCCCCTTCGCCGACGTCTTCCGCGCCCTCGACCAGGGCCAGGACGTGATGCTCACCCCCGACGGGTCGTGGTTCGCGCTGGACCGCCCGGAGTTCGACCGGCTGCGCGAGCTGATCCGGGAGGCCCGCTCCCTGCAGGAGAGCTCGGAGGGGCCGCTGCGGATCCACCGGCAGCAGGCCGGGCTGTGGGAGGAGCTCGAGGAGCTCGCCGACGACACCGAGCAGGCCGAGTCCTGGCGGCGCGGGGTGCGGGACCTGCTCGAGCACGGCGCGGACGGGCCCCCGCCCGTGCCGGCCGGGCTGCACGCCGAGCTGCGCCCCTACCAGCGCGAGGGCTTCGCGTGGCTGAGCGTGCTGTGGGACCACGGGCTGGGCGGGATCCTCGCCGACGACATGGGGCTGGGCAAGACCGTCCAGGCCATCGCCCTGATCTGCCGCGCCGTGGAGCGCGACCCGGGGCTGCCGCCGTTCCTCGTGGTCGCCCCCACCTCCGTGGTGCCGAACTGGGTCGCCGAGATCCGCCGCTTCGCCCCGGGGCTGCGCGCCGTGGGCGTGGCCGACACCCAGGCGCGCGCGGGCACCCCGCTCGCGGACACGGTCGCCGGCGCGCACGTGGTGGTGACCTCCTACACCCTCCTGCGCCTGGACGAGACGGCCCACCGCGAGCTGCCCTGGGCCGGGGTGCTGCTGGACGAGGCGCAGTTCGTGAAGAACCCCCGCACGAAGGCCCACCGGGCGGTCCGGGAGCTGGGCGCCCCGTTCACCCTCGCGATCACCGGCACGCCGCTGGAGAACAGCCTCACCGAGCTGTGGGCGCTGCTCTCGCTCACCGCCCCGGGGCTGTTCCCGTCCCGGCGCCGGTTCACCGAGGCCTACCAGCGCCCGATCGAGCGCGGCGAGGACCCGGCGGCCCTCGAGCGGCTGCACCGGCGGGTGCGGCCCCTGATGCTGCGCCGCACCAAGGAGTCCGTGGACCTCGAGCTGCCGCCCAAGCTCGAGCAGACCATCGAGGTCGAGCTCTCCCCCGCCCACCGGCGCCTCTACGACACCCGGCTGCAGCGGGAGCGGCAGAAGGTGCTGGGGCTGCTGCGCGACCTCGACCGCAACCGCTTCACGATCTTCCGGTCGCTGACCACGCTGCGGCTGCTCGCCCTCGACGCCGGCCTCGTGGACCCCGACGCCGAGGTCTCCTCCAGCAAGCTCGACCTGCTCTTCGAGCACCTGCCGGAGATCGTCGCGGAGGGCCACCGGCCCCTCGTGTTCAGCCAGTTCACGAGCTTCCTGAAGAAGGCCGCCGCCCGGCTGGACGAGCTGCGGATCCCCTACGCCTACCTCGACGGGTCGACGACCGACCGCGCCCGCGTGCTCGAGCGCTTCACCTCCGGCGAGGCGCACGTGTTCCTCGTCAGCCTCAAGGCCGGCGGGTTCGGGCTCAACCTCACCCAGGCCGACTACTGCTTCCTGTTGGACCCGTGGTGGAACCCCGCGACCGAGGCCCAGGCGGTGGACCGCACCCACCGGATCGGCCAGCAGAAGAAGGTGATGGTCTACCGGCTCGTGGCCCGGGACACCATCGAGGAGAAGGTCATGGCCCTCAAGGAGCGCAAGGCGAAGCTCTTCGACGCCGTGCTGGACGACGACCGCATGTTCTCCGGGGTGCTGAGCGCCGAGGACATCCGCGGGCTGCTGGAGCCCTGA
- a CDS encoding DUF6350 family protein: MTSHSPSSPVRRGVPMPLWLQGLFELGSVAVLSWLLVLLTVLMVWLADGFDDLGLPGGFALSGQVWLLAHLVPLQVSLEPGAGLPATTGALTLVPLGLTLVPFALAWAAGRRLARACWEGQFWQPYLTGLAGYAGLGAGAALLFRTEEVSAAPWAGALFPLVPVALGAFVGAFRASRSLPGLIGVNAAAWVERTSQYSRWAGSYVWAVLRAGFLAAVAGVGIGGAVLAAALLWNWNDVVTVYQRLGTGAPGDTALTALQLGYLPNLVVWAFAWATGAGFDLGAGTHVSPLGTEPGPVPLLPVLAALPPEQLPAWALTVVVLPLLAGVLAGWWFVREGENHLDDWMAIRLPARWLTYPLSALLTGAFTGLVAGVLTMALSWIAQGSLGLGRLVQVGPDGLQVLLLFGAEVALGAAVGCALGPWLEREPPAAPLRPGAPAQAGRSAAGAEPAGPVAPEDSAAVPSPER; this comes from the coding sequence ATGACTTCCCACAGCCCTTCCTCCCCCGTCCGCCGCGGCGTGCCGATGCCCCTGTGGCTGCAGGGCCTGTTCGAGCTCGGCTCCGTGGCGGTGCTCTCCTGGCTGCTGGTGCTGCTGACCGTGCTCATGGTCTGGCTCGCCGACGGCTTCGACGACCTCGGCCTGCCCGGCGGGTTCGCGCTGTCCGGGCAGGTGTGGCTGCTGGCCCACCTCGTGCCGCTGCAGGTGAGCCTCGAGCCCGGGGCCGGGCTGCCGGCCACCACCGGGGCGCTGACCCTCGTGCCGCTGGGGCTGACCCTCGTGCCGTTCGCGCTCGCGTGGGCGGCCGGACGGCGGCTGGCGCGCGCGTGCTGGGAGGGGCAGTTCTGGCAGCCCTACCTCACCGGCCTCGCCGGCTACGCCGGCCTGGGGGCGGGGGCCGCGCTGCTCTTCCGCACGGAGGAGGTCTCGGCCGCACCGTGGGCCGGGGCCCTCTTCCCGCTGGTGCCCGTGGCCCTCGGGGCGTTCGTGGGCGCCTTCCGGGCCTCCCGCTCACTGCCCGGGCTCATCGGGGTCAACGCCGCGGCGTGGGTGGAGCGCACGAGCCAGTACTCCCGATGGGCCGGGTCCTACGTCTGGGCCGTGCTGCGGGCCGGGTTCCTCGCCGCCGTCGCAGGGGTCGGCATCGGCGGGGCCGTGCTGGCGGCGGCGCTGCTGTGGAACTGGAACGACGTCGTGACGGTCTACCAGCGCCTGGGCACCGGCGCGCCGGGGGACACCGCCCTCACCGCCCTGCAGCTGGGCTACCTGCCCAACCTCGTGGTGTGGGCCTTCGCGTGGGCCACCGGCGCGGGCTTCGACCTCGGCGCCGGCACGCACGTCTCGCCGCTGGGCACCGAGCCGGGGCCGGTGCCGCTGCTGCCGGTGCTGGCGGCCCTGCCTCCGGAGCAGCTGCCGGCGTGGGCGCTGACCGTCGTCGTCCTGCCGCTGCTGGCCGGGGTCCTCGCCGGGTGGTGGTTCGTGCGCGAGGGCGAGAACCACCTCGACGACTGGATGGCCATCCGCCTGCCCGCCCGCTGGCTCACCTACCCGCTCTCGGCCCTGCTGACCGGGGCGTTCACGGGGCTGGTGGCCGGGGTCCTGACGATGGCGCTGAGCTGGATCGCCCAGGGCTCCCTGGGGCTGGGGCGGCTCGTGCAGGTCGGGCCCGACGGGCTGCAGGTGCTGCTGCTCTTCGGCGCCGAGGTCGCCCTGGGCGCCGCCGTGGGGTGCGCGCTGGGCCCCTGGCTCGAGCGCGAGCCCCCGGCCGCGCCCCTGCGCCCCGGCGCACCGGCTCAGGCGGGGCGGTCCGCCGCCGGCGCGGAGCCGGCCGGGCCCGTGGCCCCGGAGGACTCCGCGGCGGTCCCCTCCCCGGAGAGGTAG
- the purN gene encoding phosphoribosylglycinamide formyltransferase → MRIVVMVSGSGTNLQAVLDAVRDGRIDVEIAAVGADKPCRGLERAQAAGIPTFLVRPGEHPDRESWNRALQEAVAAHAPDRVLFAGFMRIVDAGFVAAFEGRIVNTHPSLLPSFPGAHAVRDALAHGVRITGVTVHEVVADVDAGPILAQAAVPVEDGDDERTLHERIKTAERELLVATLGALARAPHPAR, encoded by the coding sequence ATGCGCATCGTGGTCATGGTCTCGGGGTCCGGCACCAACCTCCAGGCGGTGCTCGACGCCGTGCGGGACGGCCGCATCGACGTCGAGATCGCCGCGGTGGGCGCCGACAAGCCCTGCCGCGGGCTCGAGCGCGCCCAGGCCGCGGGGATCCCCACGTTCCTCGTCCGCCCCGGCGAGCACCCCGACCGGGAGAGCTGGAACCGGGCGCTGCAGGAGGCCGTGGCCGCCCACGCGCCCGACCGGGTGCTGTTCGCCGGGTTCATGCGCATCGTCGACGCCGGGTTCGTCGCCGCCTTCGAGGGCCGCATCGTCAACACCCATCCCTCCCTGCTGCCCTCCTTCCCGGGCGCCCACGCCGTGCGCGACGCCCTGGCCCACGGGGTGCGGATCACGGGCGTGACCGTGCACGAGGTCGTGGCCGACGTCGACGCCGGCCCGATCCTCGCCCAGGCCGCGGTGCCGGTCGAGGACGGCGACGACGAGCGGACCCTGCACGAGCGGATCAAGACCGCCGAGCGGGAGCTGCTCGTGGCGACCCTCGGCGCCCTGGCCCGCGCCCCGCACCCCGCCCGCTGA